In the Octadecabacter sp. SW4 genome, one interval contains:
- the ubiB gene encoding 2-polyprenylphenol 6-hydroxylase translates to MRGPHNIWRLIRTGATLERAGAMNVVLDAFEAGRLLRATARAFAWPFKWLGYRGDPALPPATRALTALGPAYIKFGQVLSTRPDVVGEDLADQLRVLQDRLAPFPTAVAKAEVEKELGHPLAQIFRDFSEPVAAASLAQVHKAVLVETGEPVAIKVLRPGIERAFGKDIDAFYFAARMIEILSPASRRLRPMDVITHFEGIVRGELDLRLESSAAGEFAANTVDDTGFQVPAIKWHYSARRVMTLGWAEGVSIGDIAALDAAGHDRPDLAKRVLQLFLSHALRDGFFHADMHQGNLKVAANGDIIAYDFGIMGRIDEYTRRVYAEILFGFIRKDYKRVAEVHFEAGYVPADQDVDEFARALRAVGEPIFGMDASRISMAHLLSYLFEVTERFGMETRTELILLQRTMVVVEGVARSLDGKVDIWQDARPIVEAYITESMGPKALLRDLASTLRILSRFGPHLPQMAQDALIRSAKAPAPTEKTNIWPPIGWMVLGGGLSGLAFWVVTLI, encoded by the coding sequence ATGCGTGGACCCCACAACATCTGGCGGCTGATCCGCACGGGTGCGACCCTTGAGCGGGCGGGCGCGATGAACGTTGTGCTTGATGCCTTTGAGGCGGGGCGGCTTTTGCGCGCCACGGCCCGCGCCTTTGCATGGCCGTTCAAATGGCTTGGGTATCGCGGCGATCCGGCGCTACCGCCCGCGACCCGCGCGCTGACAGCACTTGGCCCCGCATATATCAAGTTCGGGCAGGTGCTTTCGACCCGTCCTGACGTCGTTGGCGAGGACTTGGCGGACCAGTTGCGCGTGCTGCAAGACCGGCTTGCGCCCTTTCCAACGGCTGTCGCCAAGGCCGAGGTGGAAAAGGAGCTTGGCCACCCGCTGGCCCAGATATTTCGCGATTTTTCGGAACCGGTTGCCGCCGCTTCTCTGGCGCAGGTGCACAAGGCTGTGCTGGTCGAAACCGGCGAACCTGTCGCCATCAAGGTGCTGCGTCCGGGGATCGAGCGCGCCTTTGGCAAGGATATCGACGCCTTTTATTTCGCCGCGCGGATGATTGAAATCCTGTCACCCGCCTCGCGCCGGTTGCGGCCAATGGATGTGATCACGCATTTCGAAGGGATCGTGCGCGGAGAGCTTGACTTGCGGCTTGAAAGTTCGGCTGCGGGAGAGTTTGCGGCCAACACCGTTGATGACACCGGATTTCAGGTGCCCGCGATCAAGTGGCACTATTCTGCGCGCCGCGTCATGACGCTGGGCTGGGCCGAGGGTGTCAGCATTGGCGATATCGCCGCGCTGGACGCCGCGGGCCATGACCGCCCGGACCTGGCCAAACGGGTGCTGCAATTATTCCTGAGCCATGCGCTGCGCGATGGATTTTTCCATGCCGATATGCATCAGGGCAACCTGAAGGTTGCAGCGAATGGCGATATCATTGCCTATGATTTCGGGATCATGGGGCGGATTGATGAATACACTCGCCGCGTTTATGCCGAAATTCTGTTTGGCTTTATCCGCAAGGATTACAAACGTGTTGCCGAAGTCCATTTCGAGGCAGGCTATGTGCCCGCCGATCAGGACGTCGATGAATTTGCGCGCGCCCTGCGGGCTGTGGGCGAACCGATTTTCGGCATGGATGCAAGCCGGATTTCGATGGCGCATTTGCTGTCGTATCTGTTCGAGGTCACCGAACGCTTTGGCATGGAAACTCGGACCGAGCTGATCCTGTTGCAACGCACGATGGTCGTCGTCGAAGGTGTCGCGCGGTCCCTGGATGGCAAAGTTGATATCTGGCAGGATGCCCGCCCGATCGTCGAGGCATATATTACCGAAAGCATGGGGCCAAAGGCACTGCTGCGCGATCTGGCCAGCACGCTGCGTATCCTTTCGCGCTTTGGTCCGCACCTGCCACAGATGGCACAGGATGCTCTGATCCGCAGCGCCAAGGCCCCCGCACCGACCGAGAAAACCAATATCTGGCCACCGATCGGGTGGATGGTGCTGGGCGGCGGACTAAGCGGTTTGGCGTTCTGGGTCGTGACCCTGATC